The following is a genomic window from Carassius auratus strain Wakin chromosome 15, ASM336829v1, whole genome shotgun sequence.
GCTGTGTATACCTTGAGGAAATGGCTGCTGATCTAGATGGCCAGGACTGGCTTAACATGGACACCATAGAACAGGTGTCCTTCTTTTCCAGATCTGCACAATAGCAGATAAGTTGTATGCACACATATGTGCTCACATATATtgtgaactttgaataaaaatgatattcctTATTACCCCCTCCAGGCTTTGTTCAGCAGGCTGCTTTTGCAGGAGCCAGGAAACCATCTCATTTACATGACCTCCTGCAGTATAGTGAATCTCTCTGCAGATCGTGATGCAGGAGAGAAACGTGCCATACCGTACCTTTACGCTTGCTACCAAAGAGCTAAAGAGGAGGTATTTTTCTGCAGACGGTCTGTTTTCGGGATGGGCCAAAGGAATAAAATATGGCTGGTTGTTGCACTGTTTATTCACTTGATTGCATTGTTTGTGCTTAATGCAAAGTGTTAatgttcttcaaatcaacacagATCACTAAAGTCCCAGAGAAGCTGTTATCCTATGCAGTGCGCTGCAAAAATTTGACTGTGTCCAATGCCCGCACTGTTCTGCTGACCCCAGAGATCTACATCAGTCAGAACGTTTATGAACAGCTTCTGGACCTGATGCTGGAGGCTGTGAGAGGAGCCCGTAAGTGTCACATGATACGTTTGAAGGTCCTGGACCAGATTCCATGTGTTTGACTTCGTTTGTATTGTGATCTCTGCAGAGTTTGAGGAAGTTGTGGAGTTTTTGGAGGAGGTTATAGCTAGTCTGTTGGCTGACCAAGAAGTGCGGACCTTCGGGGAGGTTATGGTGCCAATCTTTGATATTTTCCAAGGCCGGGTCAAAGATTTAGACCTTTGTCAGCTGCTGCTGTATTCCTACCTTGAAATTCTCCTGTACTTCAGTCGGCAAAAGGATATTTCTAAGGTTCGGATCCAATGCTCATTAATGCTAATGTCATTGCGGTTTCTTTCATATAGATCAAACATTTTTTGGATGATAATATTCTGAACCTAGGTTTTAATGGAGCATATTCAGCCCAAAGACCCTAACAGTGGGATTCAGTATCAGAAAACGCTTCTGGGAGCAATCCTGAATATTTCTTGTCTGTTGAAAACCCCTGGTGTggttgagaaccatggctttttCCTCAATCCTTCTCGTTCCAGCCCACAGGAAATGAAGGTTCAAGAGTCAAATATACACCAGGTgagcacaaaattaaaaaaaaacacggtCTTCAAGTTTGATGACTTGATGAAGCCAGCCATTTATTCCCTTTCATTTGTCTTCCTCCTATGCTAGTTTATGGGGCAGTTGCATGATAAGCTGTATCAGATCCTGAAAAACTTGCTTCAGCAGTCCAGCGAGACACGCCACCTGCTGCTCTCGTGGCTGGGTGGCTGCCTGCAGGCCAACATGGGGCGGGCAAAAATCTGGGCAAACCAGATGCCCGAGATATTCTTCCAAATGTTCGCCTCGGACGCATTCTTCTTAAATCTGGGCGCTGCACTGCTCAAGCTCTGCCAACCGTTTTCTCGACCTTACTCGCCCAAACTCCTGACCTTTAACCCCACATACTGCTTGCTTAAGGAGCTGAGTGAAGAAGAGCGGCGCAACCGAAACGTGCACGCAAGAGGTGACTGACCTGTGCTTCACCTACCAGACCACCACCTGTCATTTCTCTTCCGAAATAACAATCTAAACTCAAAAATATACCTCCCTGTACAGGTCTGGACAAGGAGACATGTCTGATACCTGCACCCCCTCAACAAACGGTTGAATTTGCCCAATCATACAGTCTTCTCACAGAAAATCTCATCCTTACACAGCTTACCCTGTACCTGGGCTTCCATAGGTAATACTTCATTACGAAAGAGTCATGACgtttatataagtgtgtgtgtgtgtgtgtgtgtgaatatgtatttatttgatcaaaaatgcagtaatatgaaataactgttttctttttaaatatattttcaaatgtaatttattcctgtgatgggaaagctgaatttttcagccattactccagtattcagtgtcacatgattcttcagaaatcatcctaatatcctgatttggtgattttagaaatatttcttattattatcagtgtttaataaaaagtttattttgaaaataaataaataataatgattagaAATTTCCAAAGaagagcatttgtttgaaatggaaattCAATCAAACAAGTCTTTACCATCGCATTTTAATGTATTCTTGCTCCATatatttcttttcaaataaaatcagtttgaGTCAGTCTGACATTTGCTGAACTCTCTAAAAGCTTTGTCAGAATAGTTACTGAATTAACATCTAAGTATGTAGAAAAatgctgttattgttttttttcttttaatgcatGTAGTTAGGACGAGTTATGGGGGTGTAGTGATGAACCCAGCTGCTTTATGTGGGAAGCACTGATAAGCAGAAAATAAACATATGCTTTCATGGTAATTGTTTGTCAGACTTCATGATCAGATGGTGAAGATGAATCAGTCTCTACACCGGCTGCAGGGGACGTGGCGGGACACACAGCTCAGTGGAGGTCCAGCAGCAGCAGAGCTACGGGAACAGTTTGAACGCCTCATGACCGTCTATCTCTCAACCAAGGCTGCTACCACGCAACCCACAATGTTACAAAACTGCCTCAACCTCCAAGCGTCCTGTGCCGCCCTGCTGGTTCAGCTCAGTCTGGGCAACCAAGGGCCTGAGCACATCCCCCTCACCTTTCCCTTACCTGCACTAGAGAACAGCCTGCTATGCTTTGTGCCAGGTATCCCCCTACGTTTTTGTGTTCCTTTTAagtaaaaaaggttaaaaaaaaaaatacatttgactttttttttttttttgttaactcacAGTTGAAAGTGTATACCTTGGAActgagaaggaaaaaaagtcagaattgtgagataaaaagtcgcaataggttttttatttttttttatcctgtgacggaaaaacaaaaaatgggaGGTGTAAACAGAATTCAGAGGACAAATAAGGCAAAAGTTTGGATTGTGtgattaaaaagtcacaattacccattttatttatatacctAAGTGGGCTGCAGTTTTTCAAACACCCAATCTCTTGACACCTTCACAGAATTCTTTGCCGAAAACATGGGTGATTTCTTCATATTCCTCCGTCGCTTTGCTGACGAGGTGTTGGAGTCCTCGGCGGAAAGCTTAGAACATGTCCTGACCTTCATCACTGTGTTCATGGGCAACGTTGATAGGTGTGAGCCGGAGTAATGCTGAGTTTCTCAcgcttttatttttttgcattccatGTGGCTTGTTGTTTACTGGAGGTTATTTTCTCACAGAATGAAGAATCCTCATTTGCGGGCAAAGCTGGCAGAGGTTCTTGAAGCTGTGATGCCCCATATGGAGACTCTGTCACCTGGCACTGTCCAGCCTATCATGTTCCAGCGCCAAAGGGTTTTCAGCACATATCGCCATGCACCCCAACTTGCTGAAGCCCTCATCACAGTGTTTGTAGATATAGAGTTCACTGGTcagtttcttgatttttttttttttttctttcagttgtttaatttgatttttacATCCTATATTTGATTTTGTCAATGACTTGTTTCTCAGGTGATCCTCATCAGTTTGAGCAGAAGTTTAACTACAGACGAGCAATGTATGCCATCCTGAAGTACATGTGGGGAGAAGAGAGCTACAGGGAGAGCATTAAGGTGAGAACCAGACAGATGTtttgatattattaataatattaaggtTGCTTTGAAATTTTGTTTATCTCTTCCTTgcaatttcacacaaaaaaaaatttgtttcctCACAGCGTCTTGCCGATTATGCATCTGAAAACCTTGAAGCCATGAATCCACCACTCTTCCTGAGGTTTCTCAATCTCCTCATGAATGATGCCGTCTTCTTACTTGACGAGGCTATACAGGTACTTCTCTGCCTAGGCAGAGTGCTTTTGTGTTATGTAAATCCCAGCTATTTATACTgggaacacattttgtttgttcagTTTAGCTTGGTTGttcaattacatttacatattaaccTCTTAAGTAGTTGGAGTCAAGGATATTTAATTGAGTGATTAAAAATGTGACACTCACATGTGCATCTGTTCCTTCCAGTACTTAAGTAAGATCAAAATCCTCCAGCTGGAGAGGGATCGGGGGGAGTGGGACAGTCTGGCCCCTGACGCCCGCAGAGAGAAAGAATCTAGTCTGCAGATGTTTGGACAGCTGGGTCGCTTCCACAACATCATGTCAAATGAGACCATTGGCACCTTGGCTTTCCTTACATCTGGTAAGAGACATGAAAGAAACCAAATGCACTAAAATATTAACACATCACAGATTTCGGTCATAAACTGTCTGACCAATTTAGACCTGAACAGAAgggttttaaataattattggatgAAACCCTTGGGTTTTAAGTGTACAAAGTGACACTAAAACTACTTTTCATTTTCCCCCTCCAGAGATAAAAGGTCTTTTTGTTCACCCCTTTCTTGCTGAGAGGATCATCTCCATGCTCAACTACTTTTTACAGCACCTGGTAGGCCCCAAGATGGGTGCCCTAAAGGTGAAAGACTTCAGTGAATTCGACTTCAAACCCCAGCAGCTAGTGTCGGACATCTGTACTATTTACCTAAACCTGGGGTAGGCGCTTTGAttacatatttctttatttttttaaggaataatattAACTGTTATGGATGATGTTTTGGCCACAGAGATGAAGAAAATTTCTGCGCCACTGTCCCAAAAGATGGAAGGTCATATTCACCAACTCTGTTCTGTCAAACCATCCGCGTACTCAAGAAAATCAACAAGCCTGGCATCATGATTGTATCGTTCAGTCTTTTAGCAGATAAAATTAAGGTATATTTGATCACTCTCCACATTTTTCTTAGATTCATCCCTTTCACAGTATGTCATGggtgtttaaatattaaatggtaACCTTGTTGATCATCTGTGTCTCTTTCAGTCACTTGCAGACAGGCATCAGCAAGAAGAGGAGACCTACTCTGATGCTCCGGATGAGTTTCTGGATCCCATCATGTCTACGTTGATGCTTGATCCGGTGCTGCTACCTTCTTCAAACGTCACAGTAGACCGTTCAACAATAGCACGACACTTACTAAGGTGAGACGTATCAGGTTTATTAGAGTAAACAAACACTAAAATTAAAcccaataaaaaaacattttcattacttaaaataaatgtcaaatgaaaatgaatttgaatAACTATTTCAGCTAGctttgtcattttatttcagttaatttagtAGTTTCGTTTActttttttatgctaaaaataactaaaactgtaataaaaatgaattaaaaacatatacatataaaaaaaactccAAAAATTATAGACTATATACTATTTTAGTATATattaaagttttatatttaaattttagttcaggttttagtgattttgttatgcacatctgtcttttttttaatactatttggttttgtaaaaaattatatatctttaatttttatttcagttttagtaattttagtgcttaaacttattttagcaGCCAAGGCAACAtgtttttcatctaatgtttatattttattttatctcagctttacagaaaacagTTTCTATAGTTTTAGTTGACCGTAACAACACTGTTACTTGATTAGGAAAAAGTTTTAACAGGTTTTATTGATCTTTTTTGTTCTAGTGACCAGACAGACCCTTTCAACCGCAGTCCGCTCACCATGGACCAAATCAGGCCCAATGAAGAGCTCAGGCAACAAATCATGAAGTGGCTTGCTGATCTTAAGCAAAGGAACCAGCAAATGGGACCCAGCGGCTAAACCACATCACTCCCTTCCCCCAGCACCCAGACATGCTCTGTATGACTAAGCCATTCAGATGTTTCTGGCCTCTCTCATACCGCTTTGAAACAAGAACATTTAACCACATTCGGAGGAGCACGCCTGCATTCATGGTGTTAGCATGCTCCTCAAAGGTCAAATGCAGATCTCCAAATGACATAGCACTGTAGCATATTCGGCTATCTGTTCTTTTAGACTCCTCTGAGGTCTCCGCAGACAGAACTCAAAAACGGGAGTCACTTTCTGCTACATTTTGCCTTGCAAAGATGTTCACTGTGGGAATTTAAACTTGGGCTTATAGACAGATGACAGCGTACATGAGGTTTGCTTACCTGTTCAATGCATTTGCCCTACCTCTGACTCATATGCATGCAATTTTTTATATGCATTGCTTATATGTTAACTTTTTAAGTTAGAATAGAAGCAGTGTACCTCACTTGATGCTAAAGAGGAACAGTTGTGGTCTCATTTGATATTAAGGAGGGAGTTGTGGCAGTGTTGATTTAAAATATCAAAGCAAACCAATGTTGGCTGCAAAAGAGATCAAACTATCACAAAATATTTTGCTAACATCATCAGCATTATACACcatagtttaagtttttttttttttttgtacttattggTTTTAAAGGCATCTGTGTTCCGTAACGCAGCAGTAACACGTCCAATTCTTCGTGGAATGGCCGGTAGCTTTACCATTTGTCATAATGCTTTTGTTCATTACAGACATTTTATGCTTGAAGCTCAAGAAGCATTTGCTGTAATATGCACTTTTATGAGACTCATTAAGAATATTGAGCTTTTGTTGAAATGTTTAGAAATACCCCTGCACTCTTTACAAGAATCCATTGTCTTTTACCAGTGCAATATGTCCTGAGTAATGACTTCTGGATCAGCCTTATGACCTCCTCTCATGCAGAGTGACATCATGTCTAATGCAAAACTGCATGCTCTGGGTGGATGGACCTTGCTACTGACATTGTCTTAAAAGATGACATTGAGAAGACACTGTCCAATCGCTGCTTCTGGTTGTGAGAAAGTTGCATTCGATTGACCTGTCAAGTGGTGTAGGGTATGTCTGCATTTAGATTTTGACTGAATTATTTCTGCGAGTGTTTTAAGTCTGAAATTCTTTATTGCCTCATTTTCAAGACCTCACTCAATCAATAAACCTGACCCCATGAATTCTCAAAGCAAATCTAAGTGCTTTAAAGCCTATTGTGATATTTCTGTCTGTTAGATTATGCATTCGCTCACTCATTTGTCTCTTTTAACACAATTGAATCAGTGGaacttgtttttgttaaataaaatttgaCTTAATATCATTATGGACAGTAGTCATATAATGTACATTCTAACATGTCTCTCGTGAATATAGAACAACCAGATTTTCTATGTTGGTCCTAGATGAATGATTCTGCTAACTAACTAAAATCAATCTACCGCAAATAACAGCATGCTGTCTTGATGTTTATTTTTGTgggcaacttttttttattttttattgtatattaaatgTGCTAATGGATTTATTGCACAATATTGGATAAAATAAATCTGtgtattgtaattaaaatttctaaaatgaaaatcattgagtaatttttttttaagtttttgtaaatattaagtTAGAAGCTTCCAtggatttattgtaattttttttattttgttgtaattgtgatttttttttttgacttcacTATACATAGACTATATTTGTGTTGAGAAGTTCAAGCTTCTCAGTGAaagctgcagttttttttttgttgttaaatggTCTTAAATCAATTATTGAGCTAGTAAATAACCAATCAGTGTTCCTTATCTAAGTCCGATAACGGTAAActtgtaataatgttttctaatttgagtggttCAGGTCTGTTTCCGTGGCAAAAATAAGTTTGCCTCTATTTCTCTTTTCATCATTAATTCAGGTCTGAAAGAAGGACATAAAGAAGGAGCTAGTGTGGGCGCGGATGGCTTCGTGGGGCGTTGTGCGTTGGGAGTCCTGAGTTCGAGTCCTGGCTCACGGACCTTTCCCAATCCCAACCCTCTTGCTCTTACCCACTTCGCTTCCTGTCAACCTACTGTCCTATCTAAATTAAAaaccataaaacacacaaaataaatctggaataattacatttattaaactgtGCATGATGTAATAAAACACATGTAAGTGACTCAAATTAGTTcatattccagttttaaatgaGTGTAGAAACGTTGCTTAATTGCCTCAACCAATGGCCTGAGCTCAGGGCGGGGCTACCTATTTCACTGACAAATAGTAGATGTGGGCGTGTTCAAAGAAACCTGTGCGAAAACACTCATCACATTCGCAATTCCATTTACTGACTGTAGgggtgcagaaattacacacgcAATTTAATGCAATTTCTACAAGCTAAAAATATATCGGAGGAAAAACTGTTGAATATAAGAAAATAGCAAATGTTAAAAACTTAACCATTTAATAACTAAGTCCTCACAGGTTTAAAAATGAAGAATATATGAAACTTATTAAATTTCGATATGCAGTCTTCCTGTGTCTGatgaacaggttttttttttttttttttgccttcctTGAGTATCGCCTACGAACCTGTGTAAAAACATCACTGAGCCTGCTCTGCGCTGGGATCGTGTCGGGGTCTTCGGTACCTCCACCCCGAAACATGGATAATCCATTCTGAGCGCTAGAGCAGAGCGGCCGTGTCCGGAGATCGCTCGTTCGGGGCGACGCCTACACTGAGCTCCTGATCCTAGGGCAGGCAGGCAGAGTGTAAAATGGCGCACAGCTGTCGGTGGCGGTTCCCTGCTCGGCCCGGAGGGAGCAGCAGCTCGGGCACCGGGAGGAAAGCGGGCCGAATTCGAGTCAATGCTTCCCTTCGAAACAGCGCGGGGACTAACCCGAACGTGAACGGACTCGGGCCCGGTTTCGACGCTGCGTTGCAAGTGTCCGCTGCTGTCGGCAGCAACCTGCAGAAATTTCGGGATGTTTTGGGGGAGTCGAGCGGCTCCAGCAGCGGGGAGGTAAGCGGGACCCTGGCTAAATCGTTAGCCTCATTCGTGATCATACAGGAATTACAAATAACTCCGCTGCTGTGTAACGTTAGCAGCTGTGAGTTTCTCAGTGAggagagtaagtgagtgagtgtaaTAGTTATTTTGCTACGCAGCAGACACATGCCTCCATCCATGTGCTGTTTTTCTCACTATGGGACTACTGACAGGCTAAACTGCTAGCTAGCCCACATCAAAACATGTTCCTATTCGTAACTAATGATTGATGTTGCTGTGCTTCTGCGGTGGGATGTCTGTATTGAGGAGTTCTAGCATCATATTTAGGGACCCTGAGGAGTTCAGTGCCATTTTTTTAAGGATGGAGATGTGAAGCTAGATAACTGAAGGCTGCTTTGGGTTGGACTTGTTTCAATTTGATTCGGAGTCTCGTGCGTTTCATGTGACACCGCTTTTTTACTTTAAACACTATGAAATCaaattttcagctaaaaaaagTGCAGAAAATGCCCTGTTTAATACACAGCTTGTGTCAAAAACTAGTTCCAGAAGAGCTCAAAGGTGGATAAAGGGTGGAGTTTAAAGATATTTAGCaccttttatgtaattttaaattgcagtttTCGTGTATAAGAGATTAAATGATACCTTTTGATGACTCTAGAAATTAACTCGACGTGTTTCTTTCAGCTAAAGACAACTTAGTTCAAAAGCCTGGTGGAGAGTATAGCGGAACTTTACACTCTCATAAAGAAATAAACAGGTCAGGGTGTTTCAGTAAGCACAAACGAGCAGATTTTAGCTGGACTGAACACCTGGTGCCACTTGGTTGTTGTTGTCTGAGCATTTAGCGATAGCACGCACAAGTGCATCTCACCAGCTGTAGCCTGTTTGGATTAATTTTAAAGTATTGCCCTATATGAAAGCGTAAATTGAGTTAAGAAGATGTAATGCTCTGCTCCTGAAACTATTGTGGCCGTTCATGATGTGTGCACTTTTGATATTATGTTGTCCAGTTATACACTGCCCTCTAGCTTGGGTTGAGAAATGGATGAGACTAGTAGCATAAACAGCGTTGCTATTCAAATACGCAGCCTGGCGTGTTCTTGTTGCAGAGAATGGGGCGTGTATTTACAAATTGTTCTTTCTGTTGCAAAAGTGTGCCGTGTGTAGTTGTAAACCTATCGTGATTGATCTCCTTCATCCTCGAGAAGAGGCTGGCTAACGTGTTAGCCTGTTAGCACCCACTGATGTACGGGAAAATGGGAGgtggacatgttttttttttcccctctcagaTATTGCGTAGTAGCAATATGCAttcgaaaaaaaaatatttatgtgagGAATCAAGTGATTCCTGTGCAAAATCTCGATGAGGCCACAGGGACCATATGCTTAGTCAAAGACACCAAATGCAGTGGTTTGAGCGGTGCAAAAGACGGCTGCACTAAAAAGGCAGCGTTTGACGGAGGTTGTTATGTGTGGGGGTGTGTACAGTGATAAACTACCCTCTTCCTTTCTCAGTAGTAGAGCGCTGCGCATCGGAAACGCGGGGAGATCGAAACTTGAGCGGGCGCGAACCAGAAACATGCAAATAGCATGCTTAATTTTGTGTTTAGCCTACGGGTAATTTTAGCTTTTGAAAACGTGGAGCAGATTTAAGAGCGTGGAGATGtggttattatattatatctatttttatatatacgtatatacagTATAGTAATTTCATTCACTGCTCTGTTTTAtaaggttaaagggatagttcaacccaaaatctaaattatgtcattaataaatcaccctcatgtcgttccaaaccagtaagacctccatttatcttcggaacacagtttaagatattttagatctagtccgagagctctcagtccctccattgaagctgtgtgtacggtctactgtccatgtccagaaaggttagaaaaatatcaaagtagtccatgtgacatcagagggtcatttagaatattttgaagcaccgaaaatacattttggtccaaaaatagcaaaaactatgactttattcagcattgtcttctcttctgtgtttgttgtgagagagagttcaaaacaaagcagtttgtcatatccggtttgcgaactaatcattcgatgtaaccagatctttttgaaacagttcaccaaatcgaactgaatcgttttaaatggttcgcgtctcaaatacgcattaatccacaaatgacttaagctgttaactttttttaatgtggctgacagtgacactccctctgagttcaaacaagcCAATAtaccagagtaattcatttactcaaacagtacactgactgaactgctgtgaagagagaactgaagatgaacaccgagccgagtcagataatgaacaaaagattgactcgttcacaagtcaagaaccgtttctgtccaACGCGTCCAATTCGAGAATCGAGGAGCTGACCGATATGGAGTCAATTTAACGCCATATATACACGCAAAAGATTCACGTTTTgctaaagaaaataaagttttgcaaatgaaaatttaagtattgaggaaaattagtttttctgcaaaaaaaattaagaattgcaaaacataaatgaaacggtgcgaaagcaatgattttgcaatacatattttctatggtcatatctattaatttatttgcaatgctgcttttatttagCGTGTCTAGTTTAAGCTTgcaataccatttttcctttgtgcTTCACTTTTccgcacgtctctctttgtggcactgttttgacgtgggggcagagtcaagggacgggggcgtgtacaacatgcctccctggaagtgatGTCATCGGCCCgatcatgatgagcagagactttcgagtggataatttctttttattcaatagcattaaaacattcatg
Proteins encoded in this region:
- the ube4a gene encoding ubiquitin conjugation factor E4 A → MTDQGNNNQNISQNPFAALFSSLADAKQFASGQKQPRQAEQQSVDSGESQSESENSVSDSIDDNDDSVAEISRSFRSQQELCEQLNVNHMIQRIFLITLDNSDPSLRGGNGIPPRCVYLEEMAADLDGQDWLNMDTIEQALFSRLLLQEPGNHLIYMTSCSIVNLSADRDAGEKRAIPYLYACYQRAKEEITKVPEKLLSYAVRCKNLTVSNARTVLLTPEIYISQNVYEQLLDLMLEAVRGAQFEEVVEFLEEVIASLLADQEVRTFGEVMVPIFDIFQGRVKDLDLCQLLLYSYLEILLYFSRQKDISKVLMEHIQPKDPNSGIQYQKTLLGAILNISCLLKTPGVVENHGFFLNPSRSSPQEMKVQESNIHQFMGQLHDKLYQILKNLLQQSSETRHLLLSWLGGCLQANMGRAKIWANQMPEIFFQMFASDAFFLNLGAALLKLCQPFSRPYSPKLLTFNPTYCLLKELSEEERRNRNVHARGLDKETCLIPAPPQQTVEFAQSYSLLTENLILTQLTLYLGFHRLHDQMVKMNQSLHRLQGTWRDTQLSGGPAAAELREQFERLMTVYLSTKAATTQPTMLQNCLNLQASCAALLVQLSLGNQGPEHIPLTFPLPALENSLLCFVPEFFAENMGDFFIFLRRFADEVLESSAESLEHVLTFITVFMGNVDRMKNPHLRAKLAEVLEAVMPHMETLSPGTVQPIMFQRQRVFSTYRHAPQLAEALITVFVDIEFTGDPHQFEQKFNYRRAMYAILKYMWGEESYRESIKRLADYASENLEAMNPPLFLRFLNLLMNDAVFLLDEAIQYLSKIKILQLERDRGEWDSLAPDARREKESSLQMFGQLGRFHNIMSNETIGTLAFLTSEIKGLFVHPFLAERIISMLNYFLQHLVGPKMGALKVKDFSEFDFKPQQLVSDICTIYLNLGDEENFCATVPKDGRSYSPTLFCQTIRVLKKINKPGIMIVSFSLLADKIKSLADRHQQEEETYSDAPDEFLDPIMSTLMLDPVLLPSSNVTVDRSTIARHLLSDQTDPFNRSPLTMDQIRPNEELRQQIMKWLADLKQRNQQMGPSG